The window GAGGCGTGCTTGACCGTGAACGCGTCGACCAGGTAGCCGGTCAGCAGCAGCGGCAGCGCGACGAGCCACAGCCAGAAGCCGGTGTCGACGTCGTCCGGGCGGGCCGGTGCGCCCGTCGGTTGGGGTGGTGTCACGCCAGCCAGCCCGCGACGTCGGCCGCCCAGTAGGTGAGCACGATGTCGGCACCCGCGCGGCGGATGCTGGTCAGCGACTCCACCGCGGCGGCGCGGCCGTCGACCCAGCCGTTGGCCGCGGCGGCGCTGATCATCGCGTACTCACCGGAGACCTGGTAGGCGGCCACCGGCACCGGTGACACCTCGGCCGCCGCGCGCACGATGTCGAGGTAGGCCATCGCGGGCTTGACCATCACGATGTCGGCGCCCTCGTCGAGGTCGAGCTCGATCTCGCGCAACGCCTCCCGCGCATTGCCGCTGTCCTGCTGATAGGTGCGGCGATCACCCTGCAGGCTGGAGGCCACCGCCTCGCGGAACGGACCATAGAACGCCGAGGCGAACTTCGCGGCGTAGGCCAGGATGATCACGTCGGTGAAACCCGCCGCATCCAGGCCGTCCCGGATGGCGGCCACCTGACCGTCCATCATGCCGCTGGGGCCCACCACGTGGGCGCCGGATTCCGCTTGTGCCACAGCCAGTTTCGTGTACTGCGCGTTGGTGGCGTCGTTGTCCACCCGACCGCGAGCGTCGAGCACCCCGCAGTGGCCGTGGTCGGTGAACTCATCAAGGCAGGTGTCGGCCATCAGGACGGTGTGATCGCCGAAGTCCTTGGCAAGATCGCGCAGAGCGACGTTGAGGATCCCGTCGGGGTCGACACCGCACGACCCGACGGCGTCCTTGTCCTCGTCGCGCGGCACCCCGAACAGCATCAGCCCGCCGACGCCGGCCTCGACCGCCTCGGCGGCCGCGCGGCGCAGCGAGTCGCGGGTGTGCTGCACAACCCCGGGCATCGACGCGATCGGCCGGGGCTCGTCGATGCCGTCGGCGACGAACATCGGCAGCACCAGATGCCGTGGCTCCAGCGAGGTCTGGGCGACCAGCCGGCGCAGCGCCGGCGTCGAGCGCAACCGGCGTGGGCGGTGCCTCGGGAAGGACATGCGGCCCCTCTCTTAGCGGCGGCGGCTCTTCTTGCGGGGCGGGGGCAGCGCGCCCTCGGCACGCAGCCGGGCCGCATGCTCGGCCAGCGCGTCGACCAGCGGGCCCACCGCGGCGGTCTCCGGCTGCACATCGACCCGCAACCCGAACTCGGCCGCCGTCTCGGCCGTCTTCGGCCCGATGCAGGCCACGATGGTCCGGGCGTGCGGCTTGCCGGCGATGCCGACCAGGTTGCGCACCGTCGAACTCGACGTGAAGCACACCGCGTCAAACCCACCGGTCTTGATCATCTCGCGGGTCTCGGCCGGCGGCGGGGCCGCACGCACGGTGCGGTAGGCGGTGACGTCCTCGATCTCCCAGCCCCGTTCGCGCAGACCCTCGGCCAGCGTCTCGGTGGCGATGTCGGCGCGCGGCAGCAACACCCGGTTGACCGGGTCGAAAATGCCGTCGTACTCCGGGAATTCGTCGA is drawn from Candidatus Mycolicibacterium alkanivorans and contains these coding sequences:
- the hemB gene encoding porphobilinogen synthase; protein product: MSFPRHRPRRLRSTPALRRLVAQTSLEPRHLVLPMFVADGIDEPRPIASMPGVVQHTRDSLRRAAAEAVEAGVGGLMLFGVPRDEDKDAVGSCGVDPDGILNVALRDLAKDFGDHTVLMADTCLDEFTDHGHCGVLDARGRVDNDATNAQYTKLAVAQAESGAHVVGPSGMMDGQVAAIRDGLDAAGFTDVIILAYAAKFASAFYGPFREAVASSLQGDRRTYQQDSGNAREALREIELDLDEGADIVMVKPAMAYLDIVRAAAEVSPVPVAAYQVSGEYAMISAAAANGWVDGRAAAVESLTSIRRAGADIVLTYWAADVAGWLA